The Rhodoferax sediminis genome has a segment encoding these proteins:
- a CDS encoding acyl-CoA dehydrogenase family protein, translating into MIKTAPDAWQDIRDAVRALCAEFPDEYHRRIDEQRAYPEAFVDALTKAGWLAAMIPAEYGGSGLGLTEATVVMEEINRSGGNSGACHGQMYNMGTLLRHGSRAQKELYLPKIASGEWRLQSMGVTEPSTGTDTTRIKTTAVKKGDKYVINGQKVWISRVQHSDWMILLARTTPLAEVKKKSEGMSIFMVDLRQAEKSGLSVRPIPNMVNHETNELFFENLEIPEENLIGQEGQGFKYILDGLNAERTLIAAECIGDGYWFIDRVTKYANERIVFGRPIGQNQGVQFPIAESYIEVEAANLMRYKACALFDAGQPCGAEANMAKYLAAKASWEAANACIQFHGGFGFANEYDVERKFRETRLYQVAPISTNLILSYVAEHLLGLPRSF; encoded by the coding sequence ATGATCAAGACCGCCCCCGACGCCTGGCAGGACATCCGCGACGCCGTGCGCGCGCTATGCGCCGAATTCCCCGACGAGTACCACCGGAGAATCGACGAGCAGCGTGCCTACCCCGAGGCCTTTGTCGATGCACTCACCAAGGCGGGCTGGCTGGCCGCGATGATTCCGGCCGAGTACGGCGGTTCGGGCCTGGGCCTGACCGAGGCCACGGTCGTCATGGAGGAAATCAACCGCTCCGGCGGCAACTCGGGCGCCTGCCATGGCCAGATGTACAACATGGGCACGCTGTTGCGCCACGGCTCCAGGGCGCAAAAGGAGCTGTACCTGCCGAAAATCGCCAGCGGCGAATGGCGCCTGCAATCCATGGGCGTGACCGAGCCCAGCACCGGCACCGACACCACCAGGATCAAGACCACCGCCGTGAAGAAGGGTGACAAGTACGTGATCAACGGGCAGAAGGTCTGGATCTCGCGCGTGCAGCATTCCGACTGGATGATTTTGCTGGCGCGCACCACGCCGCTGGCCGAGGTCAAGAAAAAGTCGGAGGGCATGTCGATTTTCATGGTCGATCTGCGCCAGGCCGAGAAGTCGGGCTTGAGCGTGCGGCCCATTCCCAACATGGTGAATCACGAAACCAACGAGCTGTTCTTCGAGAACCTGGAAATCCCCGAGGAGAACCTGATCGGCCAGGAAGGCCAGGGCTTCAAGTACATCCTCGACGGCCTGAACGCCGAGCGCACGCTGATCGCGGCCGAGTGCATCGGCGACGGCTACTGGTTCATCGACCGCGTCACGAAATATGCGAACGAGCGCATCGTGTTCGGCCGCCCGATCGGGCAGAACCAGGGCGTGCAGTTCCCGATTGCCGAATCCTATATCGAGGTAGAAGCCGCCAACCTGATGCGCTATAAGGCCTGCGCGCTGTTCGATGCCGGCCAGCCGTGCGGCGCCGAAGCCAACATGGCCAAGTACCTGGCGGCCAAGGCCAGCTGGGAGGCGGCCAACGCCTGTATCCAGTTCCACGGCGGCTTCGGTTTCGCCAACGAATACGACGTGGAGCGCAAGTTCCGCGAGACGCGCCTGTACCAGGTGGCGCCGATCTCGACCAACCTGATCCTGTCTTACGTGGCCGAGCATTTGCTTGGGCTGCCGAGATCCTTCTAA
- a CDS encoding LysR substrate-binding domain-containing protein: MNFDLTDLRLFVLTADESNLTRAAARQHLSLAAASARIKSLEAQAGLPLLYREARGVRLTPPGEAFLHHARGVLRQADQLRADLQEYGGGLRGHLRVFANTTAVSDFLPEILPGFLSANPKVNVDLQEKPNAEIARGVLDGRADIGIVAGQVDTLGLQAIHFSTDRLMLVTSRQHRLARRKRIAFVEILNEDAVGMHQSSTLQTFLARITESLGKPLKLRIQLSSFDAMCRMIGSGVGVGIVPESAARRNRDPMNLSLIELTDAWSVRERYILVRNQAALPTYAQALIDTLRTHYENTPAAAKA; this comes from the coding sequence ATGAATTTCGACCTCACCGACTTGCGCCTGTTCGTCCTGACCGCCGACGAGAGCAACCTGACACGCGCCGCGGCGCGGCAGCACCTGTCGCTGGCAGCGGCCAGTGCACGCATCAAGTCGCTGGAAGCGCAGGCCGGCCTGCCCCTGCTCTACCGAGAAGCCCGCGGTGTGCGACTGACGCCACCGGGCGAAGCCTTTCTGCACCATGCGCGCGGCGTGCTACGGCAGGCCGACCAGTTGCGCGCCGATCTGCAAGAGTATGGTGGCGGCCTGCGCGGGCATTTGCGGGTCTTTGCCAACACCACGGCGGTCAGCGACTTCCTGCCCGAAATCCTGCCGGGCTTTCTGTCGGCCAACCCCAAGGTCAATGTCGACCTTCAGGAAAAACCGAATGCTGAGATCGCCCGCGGCGTGCTGGACGGCCGCGCCGACATCGGCATCGTGGCGGGCCAGGTCGACACGCTGGGGCTGCAGGCCATCCACTTCAGCACCGACCGGCTGATGCTGGTGACCTCGCGCCAGCACCGCCTGGCGCGGCGCAAGCGCATTGCGTTCGTTGAGATCCTGAATGAAGACGCCGTGGGCATGCACCAGAGCAGCACACTGCAGACCTTTCTGGCCAGGATCACTGAATCGCTGGGCAAGCCTCTCAAGCTGCGCATCCAGCTCAGCAGTTTTGACGCCATGTGCCGCATGATCGGCAGCGGTGTCGGGGTCGGCATCGTCCCCGAAAGCGCGGCACGCCGCAATCGGGACCCTATGAACCTGTCACTGATCGAATTGACAGACGCCTGGAGCGTGCGCGAACGCTACATCCTGGTGCGCAACCAGGCGGCGCTGCCAACCTATGCACAGGCGCTGATCGATACGCTGCGCACCCACTACGAGAACACCCCGGCAGCGGCGAAGGCGTAA
- a CDS encoding MmgE/PrpD family protein has product MNSPTAQLAAFAAGLRFDAIPGPVIRKTEDLLVDWFGSALAGKGSRAVETIARFAASVGPADGPSEVLISRSRTSAYFAAMVNAAASHVAEQDDVHNGSVFHPATVVFSPALAVAQALGASGQQLLTAAVAGYEVGIRVGEFLGRSHYKVFHTTGTAGTLAAAAAVGNLLGLDAPQMQHALGSAGTQSAGLWEFLRTAADSKQLHTAHAASAGLMAAYLAKDGFTGAAQILEGPQGMAAGMSSDADPARLTQGLGTRWATTETSFKYHASCRHTHPAADALLQVMQAHDLQPGDLARVVTHVHQGAIDVLGSVTNPATVHQSKFSMGTVLALIACFGHAGLAEFDQHFDDAATRDLRERVSMAFDAEVDGAYPQRWIGKVTVTTTDGRVLQGRVDEPKGDPGNTLSRDEITAKALRLAAYSGAATPAAMQAALDDLWAVARSVRVGLLLKNAT; this is encoded by the coding sequence ATGAACTCTCCCACCGCCCAACTCGCCGCATTCGCCGCCGGCCTGCGCTTTGACGCCATTCCGGGCCCCGTGATCCGCAAGACCGAGGACCTGCTGGTGGACTGGTTCGGCTCGGCGCTGGCCGGCAAAGGTTCGCGCGCGGTCGAGACCATCGCCCGGTTTGCCGCCAGCGTGGGGCCGGCCGACGGCCCGTCCGAGGTGCTGATCAGCCGCAGCCGCACCAGTGCGTACTTCGCCGCCATGGTCAACGCCGCCGCCTCGCACGTGGCCGAGCAGGACGACGTGCACAACGGCTCGGTGTTTCACCCGGCCACCGTGGTGTTCTCGCCGGCGCTTGCGGTGGCGCAGGCGCTGGGCGCCAGCGGGCAGCAGTTGCTGACGGCCGCCGTCGCGGGCTACGAGGTCGGCATCCGCGTCGGCGAATTCCTCGGGCGCTCGCACTACAAGGTGTTCCACACCACCGGCACCGCCGGCACGCTGGCGGCGGCCGCGGCGGTCGGCAACCTGCTGGGGCTCGACGCGCCGCAGATGCAGCATGCGTTGGGCTCGGCCGGCACGCAGTCCGCCGGGCTGTGGGAGTTCCTGCGCACGGCGGCGGATTCCAAGCAGTTGCACACCGCGCACGCGGCGTCGGCCGGTCTGATGGCCGCGTACCTAGCCAAGGACGGCTTCACCGGCGCGGCGCAGATTCTGGAAGGACCGCAGGGCATGGCGGCCGGCATGTCGAGCGATGCGGACCCGGCGCGCCTCACGCAAGGGCTGGGCACGCGCTGGGCCACGACCGAGACCTCGTTCAAGTACCACGCCTCGTGCCGCCATACGCACCCGGCCGCCGATGCGCTGCTGCAGGTGATGCAGGCGCACGACCTCCAGCCCGGCGATCTGGCGCGCGTGGTCACGCACGTGCACCAGGGTGCGATCGATGTGCTCGGGTCGGTGACGAACCCGGCCACGGTGCACCAGAGCAAGTTTTCCATGGGCACGGTGCTGGCGCTGATCGCGTGCTTCGGCCATGCCGGCCTGGCCGAGTTCGATCAGCACTTCGACGATGCCGCCACCCGCGATCTGCGCGAGCGCGTGAGCATGGCATTCGATGCCGAGGTGGACGGTGCCTATCCTCAGCGCTGGATCGGCAAGGTCACGGTCACCACCACGGATGGCCGCGTGCTGCAAGGTCGCGTCGACGAGCCCAAGGGCGACCCAGGCAACACCCTGAGCCGTGACGAAATCACGGCCAAGGCGCTGCGCCTGGCCGCGTACAGCGGCGCGGCCACGCCGGCCGCGATGCAGGCCGCGCTGGACGATCTGTGGGCCGTCGCCCGCAGTGTGAGGGTGGGCCTGTTGCTGAAGAACGCGACATGA
- a CDS encoding CaiB/BaiF CoA transferase family protein, producing MTRPLDGITVVSLEHAIAAPFCTRQLADLGARVIKVERPGAGDFARAYDTRVKGQASHFVWTNRSKESLTLDLKQPAALAALKELLATADVLVQNLAPGAAARMGLGFDALSKEHPRLIVCDISGYGEDGPYRDKKAYDLLIQSEAGFLSVTGTPDDPCKSGNSIADIAAGMYAYTGVLAALLQRGKTGRGSHIDVSMLEALGEWMGYPMYYAFDGAPPPPRSAAAHATIYPYGPFAAGDGGTVMLGLQNEREWKAFCDVVLQDAALATDPRFDANARRNEHREALKAIILATFGALSTAQVLARLDKAQIANARMNDMAGLWAHPQLKARSRWQSVGSPAGEIPALLPPGRNSSFDYRMDAVPGVGQHTEAILRELGQSDAAIAAMRAAQAI from the coding sequence ATGACAAGACCCCTCGACGGCATCACCGTCGTCTCGCTCGAGCACGCGATTGCCGCGCCGTTCTGCACGCGCCAGCTGGCCGACCTGGGCGCACGCGTGATCAAGGTCGAGCGCCCGGGTGCGGGCGATTTTGCGCGCGCCTACGACACCCGCGTCAAAGGCCAGGCCTCGCACTTCGTCTGGACGAATCGCTCGAAAGAGAGCCTCACGCTCGACCTCAAGCAGCCGGCCGCGCTGGCTGCGCTGAAGGAGCTCCTCGCTACAGCCGACGTGCTGGTGCAGAACCTGGCACCCGGCGCGGCTGCGCGCATGGGCCTGGGCTTTGATGCGCTGAGCAAAGAGCACCCCCGGCTCATCGTCTGCGACATCTCGGGCTACGGCGAGGACGGCCCGTATCGCGACAAGAAGGCCTACGATCTGTTGATCCAGAGCGAGGCGGGCTTTCTCTCCGTCACCGGCACGCCCGACGATCCCTGCAAGTCCGGCAACTCGATCGCCGACATCGCCGCCGGCATGTACGCCTACACCGGCGTGCTGGCCGCGCTGCTGCAGCGTGGCAAGACGGGCCGGGGCTCGCACATCGACGTGTCTATGTTAGAGGCGCTGGGCGAATGGATGGGCTACCCGATGTACTACGCGTTCGATGGCGCGCCGCCGCCACCGCGCAGCGCCGCGGCACACGCCACCATTTATCCCTACGGACCGTTTGCGGCCGGCGATGGCGGCACCGTGATGCTGGGCCTGCAAAACGAGCGCGAGTGGAAAGCGTTCTGCGACGTGGTGCTGCAGGACGCCGCGCTGGCGACCGACCCGCGCTTCGACGCCAACGCGCGCCGCAACGAACACCGCGAGGCACTCAAGGCCATCATCCTGGCCACCTTTGGCGCGCTCAGCACAGCCCAGGTGCTGGCGCGGCTCGACAAGGCGCAGATCGCCAACGCGCGCATGAACGACATGGCCGGCCTCTGGGCGCATCCGCAACTGAAAGCGCGCAGCCGCTGGCAGAGCGTGGGCTCGCCGGCGGGCGAGATCCCCGCGCTGCTGCCGCCCGGGCGCAACAGCAGTTTCGACTACCGCATGGATGCGGTACCTGGCGTGGGCCAGCACACCGAGGCCATCCTGCGCGAGCTCGGGCAGAGCGACGCGGCCATCGCCGCGATGCGCGCCGCCCAGGCCATTTGA
- a CDS encoding LysR substrate-binding domain-containing protein — MAHLDWYIRANLKLRHLQLVVTLDELRNVGRVAAYLNVSQPAVSKTLSALERELNMSLFQRTARGMEPTEHGECLIRHARQILGNLSSARDELRDISEGRVTRVAMGALPSATVLLIPRFIVRLEAESTDVAVTVREGAMGSLLPSLRAGDLDLTVGILSESLGVEFESEVLYEDRIVAVARHAHPLTYERKLNWNMLAGYPMVLPSEHSLTRGPIDSYLAQHGVSTARRHVESVSTATNIGVLQFSDSVGFTAGEIARHFVSLGVLSVLPLNVSNLTMRVGLTWMANRRMTVAYQLVSRLFRETRDEMLPEMEAFARSLAR; from the coding sequence ATGGCGCATCTTGATTGGTATATTCGCGCAAACCTGAAGCTTCGCCATCTTCAATTAGTAGTAACCCTTGATGAGTTGCGCAACGTTGGCCGGGTCGCCGCATATCTCAACGTCAGCCAACCGGCGGTTTCCAAGACGCTGAGCGCGTTGGAGCGTGAGCTGAACATGTCACTGTTTCAACGCACGGCGCGCGGCATGGAGCCTACCGAACATGGGGAATGCCTCATTCGGCATGCGCGTCAAATCCTTGGCAATTTGTCCAGCGCGCGCGACGAGTTACGCGACATCAGTGAGGGCCGCGTGACGCGCGTCGCGATGGGGGCACTGCCGTCCGCTACGGTACTCTTGATCCCCCGATTCATCGTTCGCTTGGAAGCGGAGTCGACCGACGTCGCCGTGACCGTACGCGAAGGTGCCATGGGCTCGCTGCTGCCGAGCTTACGGGCAGGCGATTTGGATCTGACGGTTGGTATTTTGTCGGAGTCGCTTGGCGTGGAGTTCGAATCCGAGGTTCTGTATGAAGACCGTATCGTCGCCGTTGCACGCCACGCGCACCCGCTGACGTACGAGCGAAAATTGAACTGGAATATGCTGGCCGGCTATCCGATGGTTCTTCCATCAGAACACAGCTTGACACGTGGGCCAATCGATTCTTATCTTGCGCAGCATGGGGTAAGCACGGCGCGCCGGCATGTGGAGTCCGTGTCCACCGCGACAAACATCGGTGTGCTGCAGTTTAGCGATTCCGTCGGCTTTACAGCTGGCGAGATTGCACGCCATTTTGTGTCGCTCGGCGTACTGTCTGTGCTGCCGCTGAACGTCTCGAATCTCACGATGCGCGTTGGCCTCACTTGGATGGCAAACCGTCGCATGACGGTCGCTTACCAGCTCGTCAGCCGCTTGTTTCGCGAAACGCGTGACGAGATGCTGCCGGAGATGGAGGCCTTTGCGCGGTCGCTCGCGCGGTAA
- a CDS encoding HpcH/HpaI aldolase/citrate lyase family protein, protein MSYSLAPAIVRAHSFLFVPANRPERVAKALASGADAVIVDLEDAVPLDAKGPARDQLAQVFSSLTAPERDRLLVRINAAGMPWHEDDLARVRELAAQGLAAVMVPKAESATALAHVAAAIGASCALVPLMESAAGLATLDALAASPQVVRLAFGNLDFQADLGLACGPDEAELVPVRLALVLASRRAALAAPIDGVTASTTDEAQIQMDAQRSRRAGFGAKLCIHPAQVAVVNAALAPTTAELDWARRVLAAYAQAGGGVFSLDDRMVDAPVVRLAQRVVDGAPDSP, encoded by the coding sequence ATGAGCTATTCCCTCGCGCCGGCGATCGTACGCGCGCATTCGTTTCTGTTCGTGCCCGCGAATCGGCCCGAACGCGTCGCCAAGGCGCTGGCCAGTGGCGCCGACGCGGTCATTGTGGACCTGGAAGACGCCGTGCCACTGGACGCCAAAGGCCCCGCGCGCGATCAGTTGGCGCAGGTCTTCAGCAGCCTGACGGCGCCCGAACGCGACCGCCTGCTGGTGCGCATCAACGCCGCCGGCATGCCCTGGCATGAGGACGATCTGGCGCGAGTCCGCGAGCTGGCCGCACAGGGGCTGGCCGCCGTGATGGTGCCCAAGGCCGAGTCGGCGACAGCCCTGGCACACGTGGCCGCCGCCATCGGCGCCTCGTGCGCGCTGGTGCCGCTGATGGAGTCGGCCGCTGGGCTGGCGACGTTGGATGCGTTGGCGGCGAGCCCGCAAGTGGTGCGGCTGGCCTTTGGTAATCTTGATTTTCAGGCCGACCTGGGCCTTGCCTGCGGACCCGACGAGGCCGAACTGGTGCCCGTACGTCTCGCGCTGGTGCTGGCTTCGCGCCGCGCCGCGCTGGCCGCACCGATCGACGGCGTCACGGCCAGCACGACGGACGAGGCTCAAATCCAGATGGACGCGCAGCGCAGCCGGCGCGCCGGCTTCGGCGCCAAGCTGTGCATTCACCCGGCCCAGGTGGCAGTCGTCAACGCCGCGCTGGCGCCCACGACCGCCGAACTCGACTGGGCGCGGCGCGTGCTGGCGGCGTATGCGCAAGCCGGCGGCGGGGTGTTCAGCCTGGATGACCGCATGGTTGACGCGCCCGTGGTGCGGCTGGCGCAGCGCGTCGTGGACGGCGCGCCGGACAGCCCTTGA
- a CDS encoding FAS1-like dehydratase domain-containing protein, producing MNLDTRSIDAATLAHLQTWAGRTETLRDDITAAPVRGLSATLDRDDPAPAPGTALPPLWHWLYFLPRQRQSEIGPDGHARRGGFLPPVPLPRRMWAGGRLQWHRDNPLVVGDAVKRISRIESVTHKTGRTGDLVFVQVKHEVHNAKGLALSEEQDIVYRAAAQPHDPVPPPVAAEKGAAWQREIVPDDVLLFRYSALTFNGHRIHYDRKYVTEVEGYPGLIVHGPLIATLLVDLVRHHAPGAFIQSFNFKAVRPTFDLHPFRLNGQPSANGKSVKLWAQDHEGWLTMQGTAELA from the coding sequence ATGAACCTTGATACTCGTTCCATCGACGCCGCCACGCTGGCCCACCTGCAAACCTGGGCCGGCAGGACCGAAACCCTGAGAGACGACATTACCGCCGCGCCGGTGCGCGGGCTCTCTGCCACGCTGGACCGTGACGACCCGGCCCCCGCGCCCGGCACGGCGCTACCGCCGCTGTGGCACTGGTTGTACTTTTTGCCGCGGCAGCGCCAGAGCGAAATTGGCCCCGACGGCCACGCCAGGCGCGGTGGCTTCCTGCCGCCGGTACCGTTGCCGCGCCGCATGTGGGCTGGAGGCCGCTTGCAGTGGCACCGAGACAACCCGCTGGTGGTGGGTGATGCGGTCAAACGCATCTCGCGCATCGAGTCCGTGACGCACAAGACCGGCCGTACGGGCGACCTTGTGTTCGTGCAGGTCAAGCACGAGGTGCACAACGCCAAGGGTTTGGCTTTGAGCGAAGAACAAGACATCGTGTACAGGGCCGCGGCCCAGCCCCACGACCCGGTGCCGCCGCCCGTGGCGGCCGAAAAGGGCGCCGCCTGGCAGCGCGAAATCGTACCCGACGACGTGCTGCTGTTCCGCTATTCGGCACTGACCTTCAACGGCCACCGCATCCACTACGACCGCAAGTACGTGACCGAGGTGGAAGGCTATCCCGGCCTGATCGTGCACGGGCCGTTGATCGCCACGCTGCTGGTCGATCTGGTGCGCCATCATGCGCCTGGCGCCTTCATCCAGTCGTTCAACTTCAAGGCCGTGCGCCCGACGTTCGACCTGCACCCGTTTCGCCTCAACGGCCAGCCCTCGGCGAACGGCAAGAGCGTCAAGCTCTGGGCCCAGGACCATGAGGGCTGGCTCACCATGCAGGGCACGGCCGAACTCGCCTGA